The genomic window TCGTTTTCTTTTTTGTCGCTCTGGTGGGCCTGCGCCTCAAGGGGTACGTGGCGGGCGCCATCACGGTGCTGCTCGCCTTTCTGGTGGCGGTGCTCGGGTACGGGATGCCGCTCGCCAAGGCGATTTGGGCCACCCTCTACGGCTTCGGCTACGGGCTGTGGCCGATTGCGTGGATTATTGTCGCTGCCGTGTTTCTGTACAAAGTGGCGGTCAAGACCGGGCAGTTTGAGGTGATTCGCCAGTCGGTGCTGAGCATCACCGAAGACCAGCGCCTGCTCGTGGTGCTCATCGGCTTTTGCTTCGGCGCGTTTCTGGAAGGGGCCGCCGGCTTCGGTGCGCCGGTGGCGATTACGGCGGCGCTGCTGGTCGGCCTGGGCCTCAACCCCCTGTACGCCGCTGGCCTGTGCCTGATTGCCAACACCGCGCCCGTCGCGTTTGGGGCGCTCGGCATTCCGATTACGGTGGCGGGCAGCCTGACCGGGATTCCGGCGCACACCATCGGGGCCATCGCCGGGCGGCAGTTGCCGCTGCTGGCCTGCTTCGTGCCGTTTTTCATGGTCTACCTGATGGACTCCGGCAAGGGCGGGGCCAAAGCGGGCATGAAGGGCGTGCGTGACTTGTGGCCCGCGCTGCTGGTCGCCGGGCTGTCCTTCGCCGTCACGCAGTACTTCACCTCCAACCACCTCGGGCCGGAACTGCCCGACATCACCTCGGCACTCGTCAGCCTGCTCGCCACCGCCGGGTTCCTGAAGGTGTGGAAACCCGCCGAGATTCAGCCTATTCCTGCACCTCAGACGGTGGGCGCGGCGTACCGCCCGGTGATGCCCACCATGACGGCTGGCAGCGTGCTCAAGGCGTGGTCGCCCTTTTTGCTGCTCACCCTGTTCGTGGTGATGTGGAGCTTGCCCGCGTTCAAAGCGCTCTTTGACCTCAAGACGCACGGCGCACTCTCGGGCATGGTACTGCACTGGGACGTGCCCACGCTGCACAACCAGGTGATGAAGGTCGCGCCCATCGTGGCCGAACCGACGCCCTACGCCGCGAGCTACAAGCTGGACTGGTTTTCGGGCACTGGCACCGGCATTTTCCTCGCCGCGCTCATCAGCATGGCGGTGCTGGGCATGAAGCCGCGTGAGGGCGTGCAGACCTTCGTGGAGACACTGAAGGAACTCGCCTACCCCATCCTCAGCATCATGTTCGTGCTGGGTTTCGCCTACATCGCCAACTACTCCGGCCAGAGCGCGACGATGGCGCTGGCCCTCGCGCAGACCGGGCACCTGTTCCCGCTGTTCTCGCCGGTGCTCGGCTGGCTCGGCGTGTTCCTGACCGGCTCGGACACTTCGTCCAACGCGCTCTTTAGCGGCCTGCAACAAGTCACCGCGCAGCAAATCGGCGTCAACCCCGCGCTGACGGTCGCCGCCAACACCACCGGGGGCGTGACCGGCAAGATGATTTCGCCCCAGAGCATCGCGGTGGCCTGCGCCGCCGTGGGCCTGGTCGGGCGCGAAAGCGAACTGCTGCGCTTTACGGTCAAAAAGAGCCTCGGCTTCCTGGCGGTCATCATGGTCATCACGTACTTGCAGGCGTATGTGGTGCCGGGGATGATTCCCAGGTAAGAGGTAGGGTGGGGGCGTCGGGAGTGAGGCACACTCCCCCCGCCTCCTTCGTTTTTTATGCCACCGCTCTCTCAAAAGGAGACGACACATGCAAATCGATTTGTTTCTCACTTGCGTCAACGACGCTCTTTTTCCGGGCACCGGACAGGCGACGGTCAAACTGCTCGAGCGCCTGGGCCACGAGGTCCGGTTTAACCCCTGCCAGACCTGCTGCGGGCAAATGCACCTGAACACCGGCTACGCGGGCGACGCGCTGGACCTCGCCCGCAAATTCGTGCGTGACTTCAGGGACTCCGAAGTTGTGGTCACGCCCAGCGGCTCCTGCGCGGCGATGGTGCGCGAGCTGTACCCGGAGGCGGCGAAGTGGGCCGGGGACGAGGAGCTGCTGCGGGACGTGGAAGCGCTGGCCCCCCGCGTCTACGAACTCTCCGAGTTTCTGGTGAACAAGCTCGGCGTGACCGACGTGGGCGCGTACTACCCGCACCGCGTGACCTACCACCCCACCTGCCACGCCATGCGCTCGCTGCGGGTGGGCGACGCGCCGCTGAAGCTGCTGCAAAACGTACGCGGCATGACGCTGGTGGAACTTGAGGGCGCGAACGAATGCTGCGGCTTCGGCGGCACCTTCGCAGTCAAAAACCCCGACGTGAGCGCGGCGATGCTGACCGACAAGGCCCGGCACATCATGGACACGGGGGCCGAAGCCTGCACCGCCGGGGACAATTCCTGCCTGCTGCACATCGGCGGAGGGCTGCACCGCCTCCGCAGCGGCACCCGCACCGTGCATCTGGCGGAGATTCTGGCGAGTACGGAAGGGGCGGTGTTCGCGTGAGCAACCACGGAGGACTTCACCCCGCCCAGCCCTTTCCCAAAGCCGCCCGCGAGCAGGTGCTCAAGGCCCAACTGCGCGCCAACCTCCGCAAAGTCACCTACACCATCCGCGACAAACGGGCGAACGTGGTGGCCGAGCTGCCGCACTGGGAGGGGCTGCGTGACCTCGGCGCGGCGACCAAAAATGCCAGCCTCGCGCAGCTTTCCGACCGGCTGCTGGAGCTGGAAAAGAGCGTCAAGGCACGCGGCGGCCAGGTGCACTGGGCACGGGACGCGAAAGAAGCCCGCGACATCGTGGCCCGGATTGCCAAAGCGCACGCGGTGGACGAGCTGATTAAAGTCAAGTCCATCACGTCCGACGAAATCGAACTCAACAAGGCGCTGGAAGAAAAGGGCATCCACGCGATTGAAACCGACCTCGCGGAACTCATCGTGCAACTGTCCAACGACCGGCCCAGTCACATCCTGGTGCCCGCCATCCACCGCAACCGGGCCGAGATTCAGGCGCTGTTCAATGCCGAGTTGCCCGGCGAAGGCAGCCTGCCCGACACCCCGGCGGAACTGGCCGGGGCCGCCCGGCGTTACCTGCGCCACAAGTTCCTGACGACCAAAATGGCCGTGTCGGGCGCCAACTTCGCCATCGCCGAAACCGGGACGGTGTGCGTGGTGGAATCGGAAGGCAACGGGCGCATGTGCCTGACGATGCCGGAGGTGCTCGTCAGCATCATGGGCATCGAGAAGGTGCTGGAGAAGGTGGAAGACATCAGTGTCTTCATGGAACTGCTCCCGCGCAGCTCCACCGCCGAGCGCATGAACCCCTACAACTCGTTCTGGAGCGGCGTGACCCCCGGCGACGGCCCGCAGGAGTTTCACCTCGTGCTGCTCGACAACGGGCGCACGAACGTCCTCGCCGACGAGTTCGGGCGCCAGACGCTGCGCTGTATCCGCTGCTCGGCCTGCCTGAACGTCTGCCCCGTCTACGAACGGGCGGGCGGGCACGCTACGGCTCGGTGTATCCCGGCCCCATCGGCGCGATTCTGACGCCGCAACTGCT from Deinococcus radiodurans R1 = ATCC 13939 = DSM 20539 includes these protein-coding regions:
- a CDS encoding lactate permease LctP family transporter, whose translation is MEQAASVWTQNYAPIGGSIWLSTLVALIPVVFFFVALVGLRLKGYVAGAITVLLAFLVAVLGYGMPLAKAIWATLYGFGYGLWPIAWIIVAAVFLYKVAVKTGQFEVIRQSVLSITEDQRLLVVLIGFCFGAFLEGAAGFGAPVAITAALLVGLGLNPLYAAGLCLIANTAPVAFGALGIPITVAGSLTGIPAHTIGAIAGRQLPLLACFVPFFMVYLMDSGKGGAKAGMKGVRDLWPALLVAGLSFAVTQYFTSNHLGPELPDITSALVSLLATAGFLKVWKPAEIQPIPAPQTVGAAYRPVMPTMTAGSVLKAWSPFLLLTLFVVMWSLPAFKALFDLKTHGALSGMVLHWDVPTLHNQVMKVAPIVAEPTPYAASYKLDWFSGTGTGIFLAALISMAVLGMKPREGVQTFVETLKELAYPILSIMFVLGFAYIANYSGQSATMALALAQTGHLFPLFSPVLGWLGVFLTGSDTSSNALFSGLQQVTAQQIGVNPALTVAANTTGGVTGKMISPQSIAVACAAVGLVGRESELLRFTVKKSLGFLAVIMVITYLQAYVVPGMIPR
- a CDS encoding LUD domain-containing protein; amino-acid sequence: MSNHGGLHPAQPFPKAAREQVLKAQLRANLRKVTYTIRDKRANVVAELPHWEGLRDLGAATKNASLAQLSDRLLELEKSVKARGGQVHWARDAKEARDIVARIAKAHAVDELIKVKSITSDEIELNKALEEKGIHAIETDLAELIVQLSNDRPSHILVPAIHRNRAEIQALFNAELPGEGSLPDTPAELAGAARRYLRHKFLTTKMAVSGANFAIAETGTVCVVESEGNGRMCLTMPEVLVSIMGIEKVLEKVEDISVFMELLPRSSTAERMNPYNSFWSGVTPGDGPQEFHLVLLDNGRTNVLADEFGRQTLRCIRCSACLNVCPVYERAGGHATARCIPAPSARF
- a CDS encoding (Fe-S)-binding protein, with the translated sequence MQIDLFLTCVNDALFPGTGQATVKLLERLGHEVRFNPCQTCCGQMHLNTGYAGDALDLARKFVRDFRDSEVVVTPSGSCAAMVRELYPEAAKWAGDEELLRDVEALAPRVYELSEFLVNKLGVTDVGAYYPHRVTYHPTCHAMRSLRVGDAPLKLLQNVRGMTLVELEGANECCGFGGTFAVKNPDVSAAMLTDKARHIMDTGAEACTAGDNSCLLHIGGGLHRLRSGTRTVHLAEILASTEGAVFA